In a single window of the Victivallis lenta genome:
- a CDS encoding AsmA family protein — protein MSEESKKEAVKAENAGAKETGHETQTGAKPKKKRLWLRVLGWTLGVIAVLLIVAIIARDAIIKTAVTKIGSAVTGTKVEMDSFSSSFGGTVELTGFRVANPEGYRDPYAFQVAQVRVGVDVGSLFSDKIEVREVLISGTKVNFELKLNGSSNLTDIKQNVETFAGEGGGQPESPDQPAAQEPEAAREAAQKKVVIRIVKVEGTELSVSSSLLNTTVPLPLPPITLTDLGEGKNFGETVNEFAAKMLAAILTAVSDSGLRLDGLKGIGDSLTEAGKGLGDSLKQSGDSLKDAGKTLESSFKDLFKNKK, from the coding sequence ATGAGCGAAGAAAGCAAAAAGGAAGCCGTAAAGGCTGAAAACGCCGGAGCAAAGGAAACCGGGCACGAAACGCAAACGGGGGCGAAACCGAAAAAAAAGCGGCTCTGGCTGCGGGTTCTCGGCTGGACGCTCGGCGTGATCGCGGTTCTCCTGATCGTGGCAATCATCGCGCGCGACGCGATCATCAAGACCGCCGTGACGAAGATCGGTTCGGCCGTGACGGGGACGAAAGTTGAGATGGATTCGTTCTCGAGCTCCTTCGGCGGAACGGTCGAGCTGACCGGATTCCGGGTGGCGAACCCGGAAGGCTACCGGGACCCGTATGCGTTCCAGGTCGCCCAGGTCAGGGTCGGCGTTGACGTCGGTTCGCTGTTCTCGGACAAGATCGAAGTCCGTGAGGTGCTGATCTCCGGCACGAAAGTGAACTTCGAGCTGAAGCTCAACGGCAGCAGCAACCTGACCGATATCAAGCAGAATGTCGAGACGTTCGCCGGCGAAGGCGGCGGGCAGCCGGAGTCGCCGGATCAGCCGGCTGCGCAGGAACCCGAAGCGGCCCGGGAAGCGGCTCAGAAGAAGGTCGTCATCCGCATCGTCAAAGTCGAGGGAACCGAGCTTTCCGTTTCGTCTTCGCTGCTGAATACGACCGTGCCGCTGCCGCTACCGCCGATCACGCTGACCGATCTCGGCGAAGGCAAAAACTTCGGTGAAACGGTCAATGAATTCGCGGCGAAGATGCTGGCGGCGATCCTGACGGCGGTCTCCGACTCCGGTCTGAGGCTCGACGGTCTGAAGGGGATCGGCGACTCGCTGACTGAAGCGGGAAAGGGCCTCGGCGACTCGCTCAAGCAGAGCGGCGACTCCCTGAAAGATGCCGGCAAAACCCTTGAAAGCAGCTTCAAGGATCTGTTCAAGAACAAAAAATAG